Below is a window of Impatiens glandulifera chromosome 2, dImpGla2.1, whole genome shotgun sequence DNA.
TATAAATACACACCCTAAGTAATTCCTAGTCTAAGGAACCAACTCATAACCTTCCGATCGAAGAAAAAAAATCGCCATAAAAGCTTGAAGCTtttaaatttttcatattttctattCGAATACTTAAATCTTGGATCTCAGTATTTAGAAAGCTTCCATAAGGATTAAGGAGTATTCTCTCGTCCctggtaaggttccaatcactctctaattcatatttataatttgtatttgaaaattttatattcgaattgcataagcttgtatgcttgctgtttatgatattttatggttgaaaaatcaaccataaaccctaaaccctaattttaaaaataaaaaatgtgtttgttgttcttgggtttaATTCTATTGAATCACAGCCTAAAatcttcccaacatgattgtaatgacaTTGGGAAACtgtttgaatcatgtttgatccattccggtcatgtttgatcaaaatcaaaattttcaaaaatatatggaaattttgatttcttaaatTGGTTCAAACAAACAGCCAATGTTCTTGtttggtaccaatcaaatatatttagtattaagaaattatttgataactccttacacttcataACAGTTTTCAaatcaaaaacccaatttttatcacaaactgttttgaataaattgatcatcatgcaagtcgattgataccttgagatgatgatcaacattaACTAGGAGCTTTTTGAAGCTACCTAAGCTATTAGATCAAATAATCAAAGCTAAAAAACGAATTTAAAAAACTTGCACTTTGGTGTTCTTAATGATAGAGGCTTGTTAGCCTAAGATTGAAAGGtacgaccgatgttcttgagctaggaccgagaaattcgACCGATGATTTTCACCTAGGACTGAGAGATCcaacctaggatcgagaggtccgacctTGAGACCAAGACTCCCTAACTTTAGGACCGAGAGGTGTCACATTGGGACCAAAAATCTCAAACTTGGGATCGAGACCTCTCGAGCCTATGATCGATGGACCTAACCTTGAGTTAGCCTAAGACAGAGAGGTTTATGCACCTCGACCAAAAAAATTAGCCCCATGTTAACCCACGACCAAAaggtttatacacctagaccggtaagatcagccaaggaccgagagtcctttgCACCTAGACCGAGGGACTTTAACGttaagactgggtttatcaagtgatgggtttcaaccatttgcaaatgggaaaaaatcatacagtgtttggccggttattctcgttccttataatgtgtcacccatgacttgcatggattctagcaatttcattttatctatgttaattccgggtccaaagagttcggtagatgcaattgacatatttctccagccattgatcgaatagttgcatgaactgtggcaaattggtgtgaaaacgtttgatgcacacacctcgcaatactttaacatgcgagcggcgttgttgtggaccattaacgactttcccgcctacgtgaatttatcaggctggagtacgaaaggtaaattcgcatgtacttgttgtaacaacgacacagtatctcttcgattggttcatggttccaaacaatgttacttgggtcatagacgcttccttccaccaaagcacaaatacagaagggataaagagtcgtttgatggtcgaactgattatagagagccccctagattgttaatggggcaagaaagttacgagcaagcacgagacctagaagacataatttttagtacggatctgagcaagagaaccaagatatatcatgaaacgcggggagacaattagaacaaacttagcattttcttctgtttgccttattggaaatcactattattgagacataatttggatgtgatgcatattgagaaaaaattttgtgatagcgtgttgggaacaataatgaatgtgaaagagaagactaaggatggtcctaaagcctgtaaagacttacaactcttaggcataaaatcatggttacatcctataaatgatgaaggagttgttcattatccagaagcgcctttcactttgacatccgaaaataaaaaacgtctttgtaacttcttgaaagatctcaagttgcctaatggtttttgctcaaatatcggcggttgtgtaaatttggaagagaaaaagatttcgggattaaagagtcatgattgtcacattttattggaatatcttattcctttagcaactcgtggattacttccagataatgtgtatgatgcgttagtaaatttgtctcgtttctttcggttgttgtgcttcaaatagttgattcaagaggacctcgaacaattgtacatggatattacatcgacactttgcaaatttgaaatgatttttccgccgtcaatcttcgacatcatgatgcatctcccggttcacttgtcatttgaggctttgcatggaggacctgttcagtatcgatggatgtatccgtttgaacattacatgggtacaatgaaaagatatttgcggaataataaccaccctgAAGCCTCTATatgcgagagctatcttgttaatgagagtattagtttatgtgccaggtatattgaggaagaagagcaagaaaatgcacaacctgaaatctcgggcatttcaatatttgcatcgttggaagacctatctaacggaaaaatatacaacttggattatatcgatcgagtgacagctcattcttaaattttgaaaaattatcctgaagcagaacctttttacacgtaagattctatgttgctgttactaattagcattaaagagtgtactatttaatattcgatctatttgcagagattatatgcagtattgcaataaaaACGAGTCCACTAGAGAAACGTTTTCCgcctatttcaagcatcgagtgagtaaattataaaccatatatcctaactctttttattcattttaacaacttcatttcggatacatatataggtcgcccatttagcagaatttaacgacatatcaagagacctcaagatcttaggagaaggtccaagtatgtactcgtctacgtatgtttggtgtaaagtaaacggatacaaattctgtacagaaaaatacgacgaaggtttgaccactcaaaatagcggggtggttgttgaggggtacaacatgtctaaaactatgtcatactacggagttttaacggatataatcgaagtacaatacttttctcacaaacgagttattttattcaagtgtaagtggtttgatacacacttgTGGGAACTAGGAGtaaaagtggataaatatggcttcgtaagtgtaaatgtaaaccgaattttgaaaacccaaagtcaagacccgtatatattggagagtcaagcgaaacaagtattctacgcccctgatatgtcagcccgacccggttggaagattgtgacaaaaataaaaccgcggtttacaaacatatagttcagattaattaattaggtagatttatgttttttactttatattcattcttattactactttatttcaattattcactcatttttattaatggtgtgcattaagaatgtctgaaggtcctaaaacaacttggaagagtatgagaaaaatacccaagaaattggataaaagttaccaaaacctacttgcccaatcagAGACCTTAAGGCTGCGAGGATTGTCTTCTAGGAACCAACCACCTATtgttgtggtcccgatagctactgctcccccaacagacgaggatgttgaggctacgGAGCTCGAAGATTTTATAGAGAGCacgtttgctgatatggtgGATGACGATGAGACTAaagacgagggtctcgaggagcctatcgaggaggaggatgacgaggaggagcacggttccactcccgacccatcatcgacaggtaactcgtttacaaattagttattgtttcaactaattcacatatctaattatgattttgataattttgaagaatcttctgcccgcaagagacgggggaagaacaagaatattgcgctgtctaagagggtagcggggacaaggattcctcttacgtttagagagaaggatgggaggtcaggcggtacagacgttggaagaacacggtggtctagacatgtggggtcgattatccgggaccccgtagccgtctcacaccgtcttctaaagtggaagatattaagtgcagaccaattggattcattttggactgctatcaaggtaatacttattacttgattatacattacgtcattaaataattatttttaacatatggatgttatttttttcaggatccgttcgaagctactaatggtgatattgagtcttttcgaaagaTCGGATTGGGACACGcaaatcagatatgggatagatggcgttCAGATTTGAACAAGgcatatatccgcgtccacgaaggagacgaggcggcggtattggctaatcctccaccagactacgatcgagatgattgggagtttgtgtgtcgcaaccatttcttcacggaaaaatttaaggtacggtttcataattcaaataaaatttgatattaattaatctaacttcattttttatttcaaatacagaaaaacagtcgtacaaatattattaacaggaagaagctgaaattcccacatcgtacgggaagtagaccgtgtgcacaaattgaagaagagttggtaagtacattatttgtaataacttaatataaatattgttattaattatataaatcatttatttcaacagtcgattgaaatgggacgggcaccgtctgtcattgaagtattaaagaggacccgtaccccaaaaccgacaaaagaaaactcaatacccgtcccggacgaacacgtgcaagagaaaattgtaagtgaattgaatatgcctagttttttattatagaaatgatactttatttcaattgtgcagtttgagatggaggaggttgttagtaacgaacctggaatatctgattttgaattgacggagagggtgttcggacaacaaaaacacggggtagtgttcggaatgggatcaggcgtccggcccacacactttcgtgatgatcgtcgaagtggaaacagttcacaatGAAACAaagagcgattgttagaagagaatcaaataatgaagctcaagctggaggaacagGAGAAGAGGGACGAAGAAAGAATGCGCACAATTCAACAAATGCAAGcggaaaaagaagaaacaaatctgagaatggagagagagaagttagagatgaacgcaagaatggagagaatcgaattgtatatgaggcaacaaccacctcctccccccacaagctaaggttgtttcaattcaaaacatgttttcattagtagttgtgtcaatttgaatttataacagattgttcggattattagtttggttgcgaattttgtaatgataatgatcatttaatgtgatcgtttaatgtatgtgtcatttcttttattattgatatattggtttggctgaacaggttttggttgcgagcaaaataatcagcacaattttaaaattttaccctaaaaaccgaaagtaatattgaaatctctcggtttttcttcaaatggaaaaaccgagagatatgtaaaactttcggttttctccatttgaagaaaaaccgaaaggtaattgaaaaactttcgatttttcttcaaatggaaaaaccgaaagttttctaataactctcggttttctacaaatgaagaaaaccgagagttattagaaaactttcggttttcctctttgtggaaaacccgagagttttctaataactctcgattttcttcaaatggaaaaagcGAAAGTTAATAGAAGACTATCGGTTCTTCCATAAggtgtaaaaccgagagttatttgtaaaactctcggtttttccatttgaagaaataccgaaagtttttcaataacctttcggttttactctagggtatctaaaccgaaaactctacgatatctctcggtaaatgcccaattgtttttaacgaaagagtcaataccgagggatggcgagagttatcAAAACCTTCTgtaatgtgtctataccgaaagttataccgaaagttatagggtcaaaaccgagagtaaaaactctcagTTTTGACCCTTTTTTCACTAGTGAACAACCAGACCAAAGATCCCGAGCCTCGACCTGGACCAAGGGTCTGTTGAGCACGACCGATAAAAACGAACCCAGGCTTAAGACTCCTGtcttaaggcctgtttggttctccttttcaaaatccaaaattatttttgtaatatttggactgcatgtcattttttaaaaatctcggaaaattagaaaatgcattttaaatatttttgggatatttccactaaaatattttaacaaagaCTCGTTTGGAGTTTATTTCcaaaccctaatgcctttaaaaaatgaatgatattATTTAGGTATTTCCTCCCTAGTAATCATCACCAACAGGTACCAggattttaaatattgttgttttaatattttaaataacgttaaAATCTAGAAGAATgactaggaccggaagaataatcggttaaaactcaaacgttatacaaccgattttcaaaatataactttataagtagagaccgtttttaaaacgggtacagaGGATGAAGCGTGAAAGTCATTTCCTACGTATCACCAAattacgaactaaaagaaaattatgatcaATACGTTTATGTACGcatgccaacttttattgattttcaaaaatcaattggcgactctgtttcaaaataaataatattttaaattaattatgtgtagttaatttaaaataattgaattttaaattaaattgtaatttgataaatccctagattatttaaaattgaaccacgagattaattatttttaattaatttcaaaaactaTCAGGAATGAttgaaatcttttaaaaatattttttttaaaataaaattcttgaCACGCAAACCGATGTTGAATTTATGGAACCTCAAGTTCTTCACAGAAACTAATGCGAGGGAATTTTTGGGGGTTACAAGTACGGATCATTGTCGTCTTCATAACCGTAAAAGATTAACAAAAAGTcgtaattttataaacaatgaATATTATAtgtgttaatattatttataaacggTGGAACTTGTGACTATCAACCTAGGCAtggattataaatttataaaaatttaaatgttaaattttgCAATTTCATTgacatttcttaaaaaaatccCAACAAGAtctacattaaaaatatatattgaagatACAAGCtctaaatttaacattttataacatttaGTAAATCCCAACCTTTAGATAAACCAAGCATATGACCTAGTTAAACAATTTCTTGTCAATTAAACCctaatattttgtcattttaaatttacttaattaatacacagagaaaattataaaagaaaacatttagattagtcttatttttttattttttatttttttattgttgttgttgagaatAGAGATTTAgaatcagaaaaaaaaaaacttgtttaagACTAATGTTGAGTAACATATGTCTCAACAAGTTAGAATTAAAGACTCCCAAATAATTTTTGGCCAAAACCACAAATAAGTTTCTTTTTACTTTCTTTGccaacaattttttaaatcatatccGAACCGAGAGTTTTGAGTTCTGGACAACCTCCTACTTATCTCGATTTTGACGGAATATCTAGATTATCTCCATTTTCATCAAACATAATACACAAAGTTTTATAGGGATAATCATAAATTCACTGATTTTATCTGTCATCCCGAGTCTCCGTCAGTATGTAAGCAAAAGAATGAAACCATGTCTTGGTGCAACATTGGTAGACCACACAACATGGTGTCAATAGACAATTTGCCCGCCATCTCGGAGAACATCTTATGCTTTGCGAGAACAGAATTTTTACGTTGGGTCTCCCATCAAAATGTGGAACTATCTTGGGGAATAGGAATGAGGATGAAACATATCGGGATTAGGAGTAAGAAAATTATCGATATTTTCGGTACATTGAGAACACAGTACCGCAAGATAAATAAAACCGTGAATCAATTAATCAACAAATCTtaataaatgtatcaaaattcaattaataaaccaattttaataaatttattttattttctgaaCATATTTGAAACTGAAATctaaaagtatttattatttctctctaattttaaaagattggtatccttctaaaaaaatttatattaatttaattatataaatttattttttttaaattaaaatataataaaactttaatattatttagtatGAACGGTATAATATCGATATCGTATCGAAATTACGATATACCGtcaatattttgtaaaatttgtaTGTTACTTGTATTATACCGACAGTATATTGAAATAACGATACAATATTATATCTTaccaaaaatttatatatatatttatatatatattgtaccGAGTGGTACAATCTACTAAGAAAAGGTGGTACAAGTGGCATGCCAGTTGTAGACAAATTAAAGCCTTTAAGAAGACATGGTTAAATCTCCCCAAACTATCAACATCTAAATGAGATGAAGTAGAAGTATATTTGTTGAGCTAAACTCATCCTCATATTCAATTGATTCATGGGTTAACTCAACTAAATTTACTTTTATTGTTTGGACTtcaaattgtattatatatatatataattaatagcTGAGTAGTATTAATATCTGGGTAGTATTAAATGTTTACCACTTGTCTTTCACTTGCAaactaaaacaaacaaattaactaCAAACATGTCACATCTCCCACTTGACCCTTCACATGGCGTTAAATTGCAGCCCAAGGAATCCAGATATCAGTTAGCAACCACATCTCTCTGTTTTCCTTCATATATAAGAACTCATTCCTCTTCCATCTTTCCTTCACATCAGTAAGTACAAAACTCTCaactttttcctttttaaaGTCTCTAAACGAACACCAAAATCATGATTGCATCCAACAAGCTCGTGAACATGGTTAGTAGGTGGAGAGAATGGGCAGCTACAAGCAGGAAACGAATCGCGGACACAAAAAGCTTTGAGAAAGGTCATTTTGCGGTTTACACAAGCGAAGGAAAACGGTTTGTGATTCCATTGGCATATCTCAATAATCTTGTCATGTTGGAAATCTTTAGAATGGCTGAAGATGAATATGGAATGGATGGCAATTATGGGAATGGTCCAATTGTGCTTCCCTTTGATGGTGCCTTTATGGAATATGCTTTTTCTTTGATAAAAAGATCAAACTACGGTGAAGATATAGAGGAGAGGCTGATCGTGATGTCAATGTTGCCCTGCGGTCGGTTATGTTTATCGTCTTCATTGTTTGTCCAAAATGATCAAACCGTCTGCAGCTTTTGATTTTGTATTGTTATAACAATTTTGTAAATGGAAGAAAGTTTAGTTTATCAAAAGAAATCATCATAGTATGATCACAAGATTGATGAATCTTGTCTTGTTTGGAATGAGTTTGAATTGAATATAGAATATaaatatctatctatatattcaacattgaatattCCATGTATGTTGGAGAAGCATTGTTGTGCGGGCcataaaaattctcaaaaggGATGGTGATTCGAACTATTTGAAAAGGAGCAAGTTGATAAGATAAGAGCATGTGAAAAACACATCTTTCCAAATAATAATGTAGTGGGCAAGTCAAATTGGACTCATCTATGTTGTTAGTTTGTGTGAAGAGAATAAAGATGTATGACTTTGTTCTCAAGATGCGGTTGAAGACTACTTTACTCGTCTACCCAATTGGATTAGAGAACCTTGATAGTTGTGTTGAATTGTTCTTcaacaaataattgaaatttgatGAATGGTGGCAACCCATCAAATTTTGGTCAAAGGGGTAAAACAATTGAAGCCATtgattgaagaaaaaataataagaacacGACCCAAAACATTTGAATTTACTAATTGAAGATGAGTTATAATACAAAATGCAACATAATAAAGGTGTTAGTGGCCCTGGTGGACGTTGATGGGGTTCAAGCCCGTGTATATGCGGATTCCAACAAACTGCATGTAGGCAGAGATATCAACGAGTTGAATTCAAATtgttgaattcaaattatataagtCGATTTTAAGAGTATCATACGGCAGAATAATTTAAGAGTATCATACGGCAGAATAATAGGGCGTATCCAAAATACTAATTTGATTAGGTATTTCATATTGGATTAAATTCGGATTGgattataattattcaaataaaaatattttttttaatttttgtatttcatctaatataatttttttgattttacaatttttggCATTAATAATCTCGTACATAAAGGGTTATTTTTTGGTTTCTCCCGTCATTAATAACTTGACTTTCAATTacttaaatcaatattttaaatcatactCAAAAGTAGGGTATTTCTCATTTTTGTATGAACTTATGTACCAGAAACAATGATATATCCAATTATAACACCCTCCGAGATGTAAAATATATCTCTTCTCACCATTTCTTTGTCCCTCACTCTTCGAGAATCAGAAAAATACCTcctcttattttttaatctataggaggtctataaaaaaaatcacttagaccattagaattatatatttttaattaaaatataaattaaaatttttaataaaatattatttttataaacaaaattaattataataatatgtaaaccttgttttttataattaaatgatttataaaa
It encodes the following:
- the LOC124924511 gene encoding auxin-responsive protein SAUR68-like; amino-acid sequence: MVSRWREWAATSRKRIADTKSFEKGHFAVYTSEGKRFVIPLAYLNNLVMLEIFRMAEDEYGMDGNYGNGPIVLPFDGAFMEYAFSLIKRSNYGEDIEERLIVMSMLPCGRLCLSSSLFVQNDQTVCSF